The genomic region CAGGGTGGGCAGCGGTTTCTTGAAGCCATCGGAGAGCTTCATCAGGGTGGTAAAGGCCACCTCGAAAAGCCCGGATAAAATCAATAAGGCCCAGGCCATCAGCCACCTGCCAGTTCCAGCATTCGCTGCAAAACTTTTCGCTTATAGTCACCCTCTGGCACGCCCAACTTAAGGACATCGGTCATGAAGATGCCATCGGTGGCCAGGATTGCTACCATTACATCGGGGTTCTGAGGAATCCGGGCGTACCAGCGCTGCCAGCGTTCACGCACGACTTCCAGCAAACTAGGGTTCAGGGCCAGGGCCGCCAGCATGCCCAACAGCAGGCCCCGCGAGCCATCGTAGGAGCCGAGCTTGACATAGGCCTCGGCAAAAGGCAGACCGCTGGCTCGCAGGCTCTCTTCAAAAGTATCCAGCTGATATTCCAACAACCCCTGCACCAGTGCATCTTTGCTTGGGAAATGGTAGAGCAGCCCCCCTTTGCTGACCCCAGCTCCCCTTGCTACCGCATCCAGCGTTAGGGCCATCGCGCCTTCCTGCCGTATCACCTCCGCAGCGGCCTGTAAAATCCGCGTCCTGGCTTCTATGGTTGGGTACTTAATCTCCATACCGATACCCGCAACATACTGTACCGTCTGGACGGTATAAACGTCAAGT from Meiothermus sp. harbors:
- a CDS encoding TetR/AcrR family transcriptional regulator translates to LDVYTVQTVQYVAGIGMEIKYPTIEARTRILQAAAEVIRQEGAMALTLDAVARGAGVSKGGLLYHFPSKDALVQGLLEYQLDTFEESLRASGLPFAEAYVKLGSYDGSRGLLLGMLAALALNPSLLEVVRERWQRWYARIPQNPDVMVAILATDGIFMTDVLKLGVPEGDYKRKVLQRMLELAGG